From a single Streptomyces sp. 1331.2 genomic region:
- a CDS encoding ferredoxin, whose protein sequence is MQVSVDRDRCCSSGMCVTNVPEVFDQDDRDSLVRLRQTTFRPEQFADLRLAAELCPGGAITVTEDEPATVAD, encoded by the coding sequence ATGCAGGTGAGCGTCGACCGGGACCGCTGCTGCAGCTCCGGAATGTGCGTCACGAACGTTCCCGAGGTCTTCGACCAGGACGATCGGGACAGCCTGGTGAGACTCCGTCAAACCACCTTCAGGCCCGAGCAGTTCGCCGACCTTCGGCTGGCCGCCGAGCTCTGCCCGGGCGGCGCCATCACCGTCACCGAGGACGAGCCCGCCACGGTCGCGGACTGA